In Anseongella ginsenosidimutans, one genomic interval encodes:
- a CDS encoding phosphocholine-specific phospholipase C — protein sequence MTKLNRRKFITMTTGAGIATALWGPLLQKALAVQAHNASRSINDVKHIVILMQENRSFDHYFGAMKGVRGFGDRFPVPLESGRRAFHQSDGNQVVPPYRAHGKTSNAALVQGTPHNFSDMQAAWNQGKYGFWPLFKTPYSMAYYTREEIPFQYAMAESFTICDAYFCSIATGTDPNRIVFWSGANFDPEKRAAGINCTDADSEPVNLRCWITGALPKPGYTYKGNAFKWPTIPDVLDKEGVSWRIYQDPNDNWTGAMHGCLAFESFREAKPGSSIYENGMRHWTLENLKKDVLNDTLPQVSWVLPSQKDSEHPGAPSSPYRGADFTHEVLEAITSNPEVWSKTVFFLTFDENDGFFDHLPAPAVPSYNLDNTLAGKSTTDLAGMYFDNSKGEHNYLDKRDTISGNLRPWGMGPRVPMYILSPWSKGGWVNSEVADHTSVAQFIEKRFGITIPAITPWHRAVSSDLTSAFDFVTPNDPKFPAMPDTSDHALRDEASKRLPKAVAPNTPSSLYQEKGTRFSRALPYRLHCHCQAKKNENKIKLIFENKGEAGAVYHVYDLYNLDAIPKRYTVEAGKSLDDEWTLPSEGKYDLEVFGPNGYFQKFSGSILMNEPVATIDYDHRKGGISITLQNPGSSPLQLAISANAYDHPGENSFTIDPGKNKKKRWELAGSGNWYDFSVKSADGYLHRFAGRVETGRHSVSDPAMAAEI from the coding sequence ATGACTAAACTAAACAGGCGGAAATTTATTACCATGACCACCGGGGCGGGCATTGCAACAGCTCTTTGGGGACCATTGCTACAGAAGGCGCTGGCCGTACAGGCGCACAATGCCAGCCGTTCGATCAACGATGTAAAGCACATTGTTATCCTGATGCAGGAAAACCGGTCTTTCGATCATTACTTCGGGGCAATGAAGGGCGTGCGCGGGTTTGGAGACCGGTTTCCTGTTCCTTTGGAAAGCGGCCGGCGTGCTTTTCACCAATCTGACGGAAACCAGGTAGTCCCTCCCTACCGGGCGCACGGAAAAACCTCCAATGCCGCATTGGTCCAAGGTACGCCCCATAATTTTTCCGATATGCAAGCCGCCTGGAACCAGGGGAAATACGGTTTCTGGCCCTTATTCAAAACCCCGTATTCCATGGCCTACTATACCAGGGAAGAAATTCCTTTCCAGTATGCGATGGCGGAATCGTTCACCATATGTGATGCTTATTTTTGTTCCATTGCTACCGGAACCGACCCCAACAGGATCGTCTTTTGGTCAGGTGCTAATTTCGATCCGGAAAAGCGCGCTGCAGGAATTAACTGTACGGATGCAGATTCAGAGCCGGTCAATCTTCGCTGCTGGATAACCGGCGCCTTGCCCAAGCCGGGGTACACCTACAAGGGGAATGCTTTCAAGTGGCCCACTATTCCCGACGTACTGGATAAAGAAGGGGTCAGCTGGCGTATTTACCAGGATCCGAATGACAACTGGACGGGAGCCATGCACGGCTGCCTGGCGTTTGAAAGTTTTCGCGAGGCAAAACCGGGTTCGTCCATTTATGAGAACGGTATGCGGCACTGGACGCTGGAAAACCTGAAAAAGGACGTACTGAATGATACCCTCCCGCAGGTGAGCTGGGTGCTGCCCTCGCAAAAAGACTCCGAACATCCCGGCGCGCCCTCCAGTCCCTACAGGGGAGCCGACTTTACCCATGAGGTATTGGAAGCCATCACTTCGAATCCGGAAGTATGGAGCAAAACGGTTTTCTTTCTGACCTTTGATGAGAACGACGGCTTTTTCGACCATCTTCCGGCGCCCGCCGTTCCTTCTTATAACCTGGATAATACGCTGGCCGGAAAATCCACGACAGATCTTGCGGGAATGTATTTTGATAACAGCAAGGGCGAACATAACTACTTGGACAAACGGGATACGATCTCAGGCAATTTACGTCCCTGGGGAATGGGCCCGCGGGTTCCCATGTATATTTTGTCTCCCTGGAGCAAGGGCGGCTGGGTAAATTCCGAAGTGGCCGATCATACATCAGTAGCACAGTTCATCGAAAAACGTTTCGGTATAACCATACCCGCCATTACACCCTGGCACAGAGCGGTAAGCAGCGACCTGACGTCTGCATTTGACTTTGTCACCCCGAACGATCCCAAATTTCCGGCTATGCCGGACACTTCCGACCATGCGCTTCGGGATGAGGCCTCTAAACGCCTGCCCAAGGCTGTTGCCCCGAACACACCTTCTTCGCTCTACCAGGAAAAGGGCACGCGATTTTCCCGCGCACTGCCTTATCGCTTGCATTGCCATTGCCAGGCGAAAAAAAACGAAAATAAAATTAAACTGATCTTCGAAAACAAGGGCGAGGCGGGCGCCGTATACCATGTTTACGACCTTTATAATTTAGATGCTATTCCTAAGCGGTATACGGTAGAAGCGGGTAAATCCCTTGACGATGAATGGACGCTGCCTTCGGAAGGAAAGTACGATCTGGAGGTTTTTGGCCCGAATGGCTATTTCCAGAAATTCTCGGGCAGTATCCTGATGAATGAACCTGTTGCCACGATAGATTATGACCACAGGAAGGGCGGGATATCCATCACGCTGCAAAATCCGGGCAGCAGCCCCTTGCAATTAGCGATCTCCGCTAACGCATATGATCATCCGGGAGAGAACTCCTTTACCATTGACCCCGGAAAAAACAAGAAAAAACGCTGGGAACTGGCCGGCAGCGGAAACTGGTACGACTTCTCGGTCAAATCAGCAGACGGATACCTGCATCGTTTCGCCGGCCGGGTAGAAACCGGCAGGCATAGTGTCAGCGATCCTGCGATGGCCGCTGAGATTTAG
- a CDS encoding alpha/beta hydrolase: MLALRPLKPRRSGPFNWSFWFGYLFNELPFLVFFWLFTSTLSAFQQHIVNSPAGWIAFGLAVLATIGLAVIVKRQLRADQSVCQALNDRLGAGWRDAIDTRMAALLEQRPSFSCILFAPFFVSRPSVKRVANIAYGDAGKWNLLDVYHHRDLPPNCPTLIYLHGGAFRSGWKNREALPLLYRLANQGWLCISANYRLSPAARFPDHLIDLKKVIAWVREYGGRYGADPATIFTAGSSAGGCLAVMAALTPNDPAFQPDFEHTDTSVAAAISLYGYYGSVTAGGPNPSSPLAYVRPDAPPVFMVHGYQDTIVIVEDARNFARKLQLASSSPVVYAELPGAQHTFDLFHSLRFEAVIDGIEAFAAWVRSRKG, translated from the coding sequence ATGCTTGCACTGAGGCCGCTGAAGCCACGGCGGTCGGGGCCGTTTAATTGGAGCTTTTGGTTTGGTTATTTATTCAATGAGTTACCTTTCCTGGTTTTTTTCTGGCTGTTTACTTCTACTTTGTCGGCTTTTCAACAACATATTGTCAATTCGCCGGCTGGCTGGATTGCGTTTGGCCTGGCCGTTCTCGCAACAATCGGTCTGGCGGTTATCGTAAAGCGTCAGCTGCGGGCGGATCAGTCAGTCTGCCAGGCATTGAATGATCGTCTTGGCGCCGGTTGGCGGGACGCAATTGATACCCGCATGGCTGCGCTTTTGGAGCAACGTCCTTCCTTTTCCTGTATTCTGTTCGCTCCGTTCTTCGTCAGCCGACCAAGTGTAAAACGCGTGGCGAATATCGCTTACGGCGATGCGGGTAAATGGAATCTGCTCGATGTCTACCATCATCGCGATCTTCCCCCGAATTGTCCGACCCTGATATATCTGCATGGGGGAGCGTTCCGAAGCGGCTGGAAAAACCGCGAAGCGCTTCCGCTCCTCTACAGGCTGGCGAACCAGGGTTGGCTATGTATCAGCGCGAATTACCGGCTAAGCCCGGCAGCGCGGTTTCCTGATCATCTTATTGATCTTAAGAAGGTCATTGCCTGGGTGCGTGAATATGGCGGCCGGTACGGCGCTGATCCTGCGACAATATTTACAGCGGGCAGCTCTGCAGGCGGCTGTCTGGCCGTTATGGCCGCCCTGACACCCAACGATCCCGCATTCCAGCCTGATTTTGAGCATACAGATACTTCTGTTGCCGCCGCTATTTCCTTATACGGTTACTATGGCTCCGTCACTGCCGGGGGGCCGAACCCTTCGTCGCCGCTGGCTTACGTTCGCCCGGATGCGCCGCCGGTTTTTATGGTACACGGCTATCAGGATACGATTGTGATCGTGGAAGACGCCCGGAACTTTGCCCGTAAGCTGCAGCTTGCTTCATCAAGCCCCGTAGTGTATGCTGAACTGCCAGGCGCTCAGCACACCTTTGACTTGTTCCATTCCCTCCGCTTTGAGGCAGTCATTGATGGGATTGAAGCATTTGCCGCCTGGGTAAGATCGCGTAAGGGATGA
- a CDS encoding DinB family protein has translation MNRKIESIKKFRLFLLKQIEDLTIPQLNEIPAGYNNNIIWNLGHLICAEQTMCYTRAGLAVTVEEKYLSPFMSGTKPERSLSEGEIKFIKEIFIASPDNLQIDFDNNIFQNYSPSAGIKKVYEIEVNNIDEALDYLLYHEGLHTGYVISLKKLLMGI, from the coding sequence ATGAACAGGAAAATTGAAAGCATTAAAAAATTCAGGCTTTTCTTATTGAAGCAAATTGAGGACTTGACAATACCTCAACTTAACGAAATCCCTGCCGGATACAACAATAATATTATCTGGAACCTGGGACACCTTATTTGTGCCGAACAAACTATGTGTTACACCCGGGCCGGTTTAGCTGTTACTGTCGAAGAGAAGTACCTTTCACCGTTTATGTCCGGCACTAAACCTGAACGATCCCTGAGCGAAGGGGAAATCAAATTCATTAAAGAGATATTTATCGCATCCCCTGACAATTTACAAATAGACTTTGACAACAATATATTCCAAAACTACTCCCCTTCCGCCGGTATAAAAAAGGTTTACGAAATCGAAGTAAATAACATTGACGAGGCGTTAGACTACCTGCTTTATCATGAAGGCCTTCATACAGGATATGTCATATCCTTGAAGAAGTTACTAATGGGAATATAA
- a CDS encoding O-methyltransferase, producing MKALVKLKLKPVLLCILFSGLAAGSIAQDMNDQSELDKRVQKFLEEHRQEWNDLNVPFEDGQVLYDLIVDNNYQSALEIGTSTGHSTIWIAWALSKTGGKLITIEIDKERQKQAIENLEAAGLSDFVDFRLGNAHQLVKELEGPFDFVFSDADKDWYVQYFKDIDPKLEEGGRFTAHNVLQNMNGIQEYMDFVKKQQGYETIVDKSSSSGIAISLKK from the coding sequence ATGAAAGCACTAGTCAAACTCAAACTCAAACCGGTTTTATTATGCATCTTGTTTTCCGGGCTGGCAGCAGGAAGCATTGCCCAGGATATGAATGACCAAAGTGAGCTGGATAAACGGGTGCAAAAATTCCTGGAAGAACACCGGCAGGAATGGAATGATCTGAACGTGCCTTTTGAGGACGGGCAGGTATTATACGACCTCATTGTGGACAATAACTACCAGTCTGCGTTGGAAATTGGCACTTCCACCGGACATTCGACGATCTGGATCGCCTGGGCGCTCAGTAAGACCGGCGGCAAGCTCATAACAATAGAAATTGACAAAGAAAGACAGAAGCAAGCCATCGAAAACCTGGAAGCTGCCGGCTTATCCGATTTTGTGGATTTCAGGCTGGGCAATGCCCATCAGCTTGTGAAAGAGCTGGAAGGGCCTTTCGACTTTGTCTTTTCAGACGCGGATAAGGACTGGTACGTGCAGTATTTCAAGGATATTGATCCTAAGCTTGAAGAAGGCGGCCGGTTTACAGCTCATAACGTACTTCAGAACATGAACGGGATACAGGAGTACATGGACTTTGTAAAAAAACAGCAGGGCTACGAAACAATTGTGGACAAGTCCAGCAGCTCGGGTATTGCCATAAGCCTTAAAAAATAG
- a CDS encoding glycoside hydrolase family 43 protein has product MRGWLFIIFFFYAGAAAQAQDSIFLFSYFTGNGEDGLHLAYSKDGYHFTALHKGQPLLKPAVGKDRLMRDPCIIRGGDGQFHMVWTVGWQGQGIGYASSPDLIHWPVQKYIPVMEHEPAARNCWAPEITYDPEEGLYMIYWATTITGRFPETLAAGDDGYNHRIYYTTTRDFKNFSETKLLLEPGFNVIDATIQKSGNSYIMFLKNETRRPAEKNIRLAFAEELTGPYGAPGPPVTGNYWAEGPTAARLEDNWIVYFDKYVKGRMGAVVSEDLERWKDVSRRVRFPKGTRHGTIVKISGKEFETLKNANVSAPLKYSRHSRQSPPRLPGSFSAAPSAVAEPGKAVE; this is encoded by the coding sequence ATGAGAGGCTGGCTGTTTATTATTTTCTTCTTTTATGCCGGAGCGGCGGCGCAGGCTCAGGACAGCATTTTTCTTTTTTCCTATTTCACGGGAAATGGCGAAGACGGCCTGCACCTGGCTTACAGTAAAGACGGTTATCATTTTACCGCCTTGCACAAGGGACAGCCACTATTAAAGCCTGCGGTTGGAAAAGACAGGCTGATGCGCGATCCCTGTATAATAAGGGGCGGTGACGGTCAATTCCATATGGTATGGACGGTAGGCTGGCAGGGGCAGGGGATCGGTTACGCCAGCTCTCCTGACCTGATCCATTGGCCAGTACAAAAGTATATTCCCGTGATGGAGCATGAACCCGCTGCAAGGAATTGCTGGGCGCCGGAAATCACTTATGATCCGGAAGAAGGCCTGTACATGATCTATTGGGCCACTACGATTACCGGCCGTTTTCCGGAAACCCTCGCTGCCGGGGATGATGGGTACAATCACCGTATCTATTATACAACGACAAGGGATTTTAAAAACTTCAGCGAAACGAAATTACTGCTTGAACCGGGATTCAATGTAATTGACGCCACCATTCAAAAATCAGGAAACAGCTACATCATGTTTCTGAAAAATGAAACCCGCCGGCCGGCGGAAAAAAATATACGCTTAGCTTTCGCGGAGGAGCTAACAGGGCCTTATGGCGCTCCCGGGCCGCCGGTGACCGGTAATTACTGGGCAGAAGGCCCTACTGCCGCCCGCCTGGAAGATAACTGGATCGTCTATTTTGACAAATATGTAAAAGGCCGGATGGGAGCTGTTGTTTCGGAAGACCTGGAACGCTGGAAAGATGTTTCGCGCCGGGTCCGTTTTCCCAAAGGAACCCGGCACGGAACGATTGTAAAGATTTCCGGAAAGGAGTTTGAAACATTGAAAAATGCTAATGTCAGCGCTCCATTAAAATACTCGCGGCATTCCCGCCAAAGCCCACCCCGTTTACCAGGATCTTTTTCAGCGGCGCCGTCTGCCGTTGCTGAGCCAGGTAAGGCGGTTGAATAA
- a CDS encoding beta-ketoacyl synthase N-terminal-like domain-containing protein, producing the protein MERIDKIGIAAWGSISALGINGEGAWERYRDNAHCFTKAGFSENSDWIAPLSGESQSQIDALAEEKLKYQQLDPSVRYAIAASRNAVQQAGWVGIDDLGINIGSSRGATTAFEKYHEQFLENGRQFTDPLTSPGTTLGNIAGWAASDLNVSGPAISHSITCSTAMHSIINAVVWLRSGHCTRFLAGGSEAPLTPFTLAQMKALKVYSRLDDQYPCRSMDLEKTQSSMILGEGAACFCLEKDTEGALAYVSGIGYGTEVMTHGASLSADALCLQRSMKMALNGHDPESVSAVVLHAPGTIRGDMAELEAIKAVFGTHKPLLTSNKWKIGHTFGASGALSMEMALLMLLHDQFIQPPYLAQQRQTAPLKKILVNGVGFGGNAASILMER; encoded by the coding sequence ATGGAAAGGATTGACAAAATAGGCATCGCGGCCTGGGGCAGTATTTCGGCCTTAGGCATAAACGGAGAAGGCGCCTGGGAACGCTACCGGGACAATGCACATTGTTTTACCAAAGCCGGCTTTAGCGAAAACAGCGATTGGATAGCGCCCCTGTCCGGGGAGAGCCAGTCGCAGATCGATGCATTAGCCGAAGAAAAATTAAAGTACCAGCAACTGGATCCCAGCGTAAGATACGCGATTGCCGCTTCCAGGAATGCCGTGCAGCAGGCAGGCTGGGTCGGTATTGATGATCTGGGAATCAATATAGGATCTTCCCGCGGCGCTACCACCGCTTTTGAAAAATACCACGAGCAATTCCTTGAAAACGGGCGGCAGTTTACCGACCCATTAACCTCGCCTGGTACTACGCTTGGGAATATCGCAGGCTGGGCGGCTTCCGATTTAAATGTGAGCGGGCCGGCTATCTCCCATTCGATCACCTGTTCTACCGCTATGCATTCCATCATTAACGCGGTTGTATGGCTAAGATCAGGACATTGCACCCGGTTTCTCGCCGGCGGAAGCGAAGCTCCGCTAACTCCTTTTACCCTGGCGCAGATGAAGGCATTGAAAGTGTATTCAAGACTTGATGATCAGTATCCCTGCCGTTCCATGGATCTTGAAAAGACACAAAGCAGCATGATCCTTGGGGAGGGCGCCGCCTGCTTTTGCCTGGAAAAGGATACTGAAGGGGCGTTGGCTTATGTCAGCGGTATTGGCTACGGTACGGAGGTAATGACGCACGGTGCTTCTCTGTCAGCGGACGCTCTCTGCTTACAGCGATCCATGAAAATGGCATTGAACGGCCATGATCCGGAAAGCGTAAGCGCCGTTGTGCTGCACGCGCCGGGCACGATCCGCGGAGATATGGCGGAGCTGGAGGCGATCAAAGCAGTATTCGGCACACATAAGCCGCTGTTAACTTCCAACAAATGGAAGATCGGACATACTTTTGGCGCTTCCGGCGCATTGAGCATGGAAATGGCCCTGCTTATGCTGCTTCACGATCAATTTATTCAACCGCCTTACCTGGCTCAGCAACGGCAGACGGCGCCGCTGAAAAAGATCCTGGTAAACGGGGTGGGCTTTGGCGGGAATGCCGCGAGTATTTTAATGGAGCGCTGA
- a CDS encoding arylsulfatase, which produces MITGLKAGMTAVMLLLIFHAASGQSQKQEQKQPNILIIMADDMGYSDLGCYGGEVASPNLDNLAEQGLRYKQFYNAARCCPSRAALMTGLYPHQAGMGWMAAADLGTPEYAGTLNNRAVTIAEVLKTAGYRTYMTGKWHLTNEREIDGKVTGSWPVHRGFDRYFGIIPGGANYFTPTVYSNDSAYKAPEDFYLTNAISDTSVKYIKEHFQDPGKPFFMYVAYTAPHWPLHALEKEINKYKQRYRQGWDAIRKKRFERQQNIGLFSKDTRMAERDAVVPAWNELNPEKQEEMAMRMAIYAAQITIMDQGIGRIIDKLKETGQLDNTLIFFLSDNGACAEFISSGKSKKVDGTKDTFESYRISWANAGSTPFREYKHYTHEGGIATPLIVHWPAGIKEALNNTLVSEYGHITDLMATCIDVSGAAYPRRYKGVDIHPLEGKSLVPHFSGKTTDRGKVFWEHEANIAMRDGKWKLVAKTLQDEKLDTSRLELYNLEEDPVEQHNLAAEKPALLRKMYTEWLEWAERIHVFPLDTREYGARMQAYRRMVNGTFDDNLGGWKLPGKGTVVTIDTTGKISGGKSARIRVQKQEGRSPAVMAWPFRAKKGESFSIRFLARSEGSSSFRVTLERTGANTGKIIDEQVRVSPQTGEFIFKSAAVPEPGNYRIAFYTGNQHSSSGEDIWIDDIKLIADEM; this is translated from the coding sequence ATGATTACAGGACTAAAGGCGGGAATGACCGCAGTAATGCTGCTTCTTATCTTCCATGCAGCTTCCGGGCAGTCTCAGAAACAGGAACAGAAGCAACCGAATATTCTCATTATCATGGCAGATGATATGGGCTATTCAGACCTTGGATGTTATGGCGGGGAAGTAGCGTCGCCCAACCTGGATAACCTGGCGGAACAGGGCCTGCGTTACAAGCAGTTTTATAATGCTGCCCGCTGCTGTCCTTCAAGGGCTGCACTAATGACCGGGCTTTACCCGCACCAGGCGGGCATGGGCTGGATGGCGGCTGCTGATCTGGGTACGCCTGAATATGCCGGCACGTTAAATAACCGGGCGGTAACCATTGCGGAGGTATTAAAAACAGCGGGCTACCGTACCTATATGACCGGGAAATGGCATCTTACGAATGAACGGGAGATTGATGGAAAAGTGACCGGGAGCTGGCCCGTTCACCGGGGATTTGACCGGTATTTCGGTATTATTCCGGGCGGCGCTAATTATTTTACCCCTACCGTTTACAGCAATGATTCCGCCTATAAGGCTCCGGAAGATTTTTACCTGACAAACGCCATTAGTGATACCAGTGTGAAGTATATTAAAGAGCATTTTCAAGATCCCGGCAAGCCCTTTTTTATGTACGTCGCATATACCGCACCCCACTGGCCGCTTCATGCCCTGGAAAAGGAAATTAACAAGTATAAGCAAAGGTACCGGCAGGGCTGGGATGCGATCCGGAAGAAACGGTTTGAACGGCAGCAAAATATAGGCCTGTTCAGCAAAGACACCAGGATGGCGGAACGTGACGCTGTTGTTCCCGCCTGGAACGAACTCAACCCGGAAAAGCAGGAAGAAATGGCGATGCGCATGGCCATTTATGCCGCCCAGATAACGATTATGGACCAGGGTATTGGCAGAATCATAGACAAACTAAAGGAAACCGGGCAGCTGGACAATACCCTGATATTTTTCCTGAGTGATAACGGCGCCTGCGCGGAATTCATCAGCAGCGGAAAAAGCAAAAAAGTGGACGGAACAAAGGACACCTTTGAAAGTTACCGGATAAGCTGGGCCAATGCGGGAAGCACGCCTTTCCGGGAATACAAGCATTATACCCATGAAGGAGGCATTGCTACGCCGCTCATCGTACATTGGCCGGCAGGCATAAAAGAAGCGCTGAATAATACTTTAGTGAGCGAATACGGCCATATTACGGATCTGATGGCTACCTGTATCGACGTGTCGGGGGCCGCCTACCCGCGCCGGTATAAAGGCGTTGACATTCATCCCCTTGAAGGAAAAAGCCTTGTGCCGCATTTTTCAGGCAAGACAACTGATCGCGGAAAAGTGTTTTGGGAGCATGAAGCCAATATAGCCATGCGGGACGGCAAGTGGAAACTGGTAGCAAAAACGCTTCAGGACGAAAAACTGGACACCAGCCGCCTGGAGTTGTATAATTTGGAAGAGGACCCGGTGGAACAACATAACCTGGCGGCAGAAAAACCCGCGTTGCTCCGGAAAATGTATACGGAGTGGCTGGAATGGGCAGAAAGAATACATGTTTTTCCTCTGGATACCCGGGAATACGGCGCCCGGATGCAAGCCTACAGGCGGATGGTCAACGGGACCTTCGATGATAACCTTGGCGGGTGGAAGCTGCCCGGAAAAGGGACCGTGGTAACCATAGATACCACCGGCAAAATTTCCGGCGGCAAATCTGCCCGTATACGGGTGCAGAAGCAGGAAGGGCGTTCGCCGGCCGTCATGGCCTGGCCCTTTAGGGCAAAAAAAGGCGAATCGTTTTCAATCCGTTTTCTGGCAAGATCGGAAGGGAGCAGCAGCTTCCGGGTAACGCTTGAGCGAACAGGAGCGAACACGGGCAAAATTATTGATGAACAAGTACGCGTTAGCCCGCAAACGGGCGAATTCATTTTCAAATCCGCCGCGGTGCCTGAACCCGGTAATTACCGGATCGCATTTTATACCGGGAACCAGCATTCATCCAGCGGAGAAGACATTTGGATCGATGACATAAAATTGATCGCGGATGAAATGTAG
- a CDS encoding sulfatase has protein sequence MKCRLFLSLLLLPSLSAPAYAQQTTKKPNIIFIMADDLGWGELGCYGNTFNETHYLDSLAALGTRFTQAYAAAPVCSPTRASLLTGQYPARVGITDFLPAKTSRYLDPSAYLTINEVLAQAGYHTGIIGKWHLDTDFNQHPGGPAEHGFDEVIGSETKYIADGDYFFPYDKIGTFETGKENEYLTDRQSQEACMFIERNKEAPFFLYFSYYSVHTRLEAPAEQVEKYTAKLNNGTKEAKGNPVLAAMLERIDAGVGAIMKALEENGLAENTLLVFFSDNGGAGKVGNNGNLRSGKTWLYEGGIREPLLVCWPGKVEAGRVSDVPVYSVDFYPTFAALAGAGLPAAYPGDGQNLLPLLTGKGVPARDVFFWHYPSETGKWNRRMASAVRKGNYKLLEFYEDQRIELYNLEKDPGETNNLADSLPGKAAGLKKLLHVWLKEVNAEKPVLKVASP, from the coding sequence ATGAAATGTAGGCTTTTTCTCAGTTTACTTTTATTGCCTTCCCTGTCTGCGCCGGCGTATGCTCAACAGACGACAAAGAAGCCCAATATTATTTTTATTATGGCGGATGATCTGGGCTGGGGAGAGCTTGGCTGTTATGGAAATACGTTCAATGAAACACATTACCTGGACAGCCTGGCCGCGCTTGGAACCAGGTTTACCCAGGCATATGCCGCCGCACCCGTTTGCTCACCCACGCGGGCAAGCCTGTTAACCGGGCAGTATCCGGCCAGGGTTGGCATAACCGATTTTCTTCCCGCCAAAACATCCCGTTACCTTGATCCTTCGGCTTATCTGACCATCAACGAAGTCCTGGCCCAAGCGGGATATCATACCGGTATCATCGGCAAATGGCACCTGGATACGGATTTTAACCAGCATCCGGGCGGGCCCGCCGAACATGGTTTTGATGAGGTGATCGGGTCGGAAACGAAATATATTGCCGACGGAGATTATTTCTTCCCGTATGATAAGATCGGCACCTTTGAAACCGGGAAAGAAAACGAATACCTCACGGACAGGCAAAGCCAGGAGGCTTGTATGTTTATCGAGCGGAACAAAGAGGCTCCGTTTTTCCTTTATTTTAGTTATTACAGCGTCCATACCCGGCTGGAAGCGCCTGCGGAACAGGTGGAAAAATACACCGCGAAACTTAATAACGGAACAAAAGAAGCGAAAGGGAATCCGGTTCTTGCCGCTATGCTGGAACGTATTGACGCGGGAGTAGGAGCGATCATGAAGGCGCTGGAGGAAAACGGCCTTGCTGAAAATACCTTGCTCGTCTTTTTCTCTGATAACGGCGGCGCCGGAAAGGTGGGCAATAACGGAAACCTGAGGTCGGGAAAAACCTGGCTATACGAAGGCGGAATAAGGGAACCCCTGCTGGTTTGCTGGCCGGGTAAGGTAGAAGCGGGCCGGGTCAGCGATGTGCCGGTGTACAGCGTCGATTTCTATCCGACTTTTGCGGCGCTGGCTGGTGCCGGATTGCCTGCAGCTTATCCTGGTGACGGACAGAACCTGCTGCCACTCCTTACGGGAAAGGGTGTTCCGGCGCGAGATGTTTTTTTCTGGCATTATCCATCCGAAACAGGAAAATGGAACAGGAGAATGGCGAGCGCTGTCAGAAAGGGTAACTATAAACTGCTGGAATTTTATGAAGACCAGCGCATTGAACTTTATAACCTGGAAAAAGACCCGGGAGAAACAAACAACCTGGCAGATTCACTGCCGGGAAAAGCTGCCGGGCTTAAGAAACTACTGCATGTATGGCTGAAGGAAGTAAACGCGGAAAAGCCGGTTTTAAAAGTTGCTTCACCATAA
- a CDS encoding SGNH/GDSL hydrolase family protein yields the protein MKRFLFPAFLIFICLAAAPRETTWVAIGDSITYLNDHQDETGNRLHKGYLTLISERFPHVKYINQGHNGWTSINIADKIASIGLVKADVYTVFLGTNDWWQGKPIGTLTDYNGNAGSGTVYGAFRIITDKLKQLNKKARIILITPMQRGDFVYINDPNNNAHGSYKPKNGQTLEQFANAVIEIGKLEKFPVLDLYHDSGINMENMVNFKRLKDPASGAYKNYTFPAYTTVPFDPESDEYPYPPEAVNMTYDGLHPSDKGHRIIADMLAELW from the coding sequence ATGAAAAGATTCCTGTTCCCCGCATTTTTGATCTTTATTTGCCTTGCGGCTGCGCCACGGGAAACTACCTGGGTGGCGATCGGCGATTCTATTACTTACCTTAACGATCACCAGGACGAAACCGGGAACCGGCTTCATAAGGGCTACCTGACCTTGATCAGCGAGCGGTTTCCCCACGTAAAATATATCAACCAGGGGCATAACGGCTGGACGTCTATCAATATCGCTGATAAAATAGCATCCATCGGGCTGGTGAAGGCGGATGTGTACACCGTTTTCCTCGGAACCAATGACTGGTGGCAGGGTAAGCCCATTGGGACGCTTACCGACTACAATGGGAATGCAGGAAGCGGCACCGTTTACGGCGCTTTCCGGATCATTACAGACAAATTAAAACAGCTGAATAAAAAAGCAAGGATCATCCTTATTACGCCGATGCAAAGGGGGGATTTTGTGTATATCAACGATCCCAACAATAATGCGCATGGCTCTTATAAACCGAAAAACGGGCAAACGCTGGAACAATTCGCCAATGCGGTTATTGAAATCGGGAAACTTGAAAAGTTCCCGGTGCTGGACCTTTATCACGACAGCGGGATCAATATGGAAAACATGGTCAATTTTAAACGGCTGAAAGATCCGGCGAGCGGAGCGTATAAAAATTATACCTTCCCCGCCTACACGACTGTCCCCTTTGATCCCGAAAGCGATGAATATCCCTATCCGCCGGAAGCGGTCAATATGACCTACGACGGCCTGCACCCTTCGGATAAAGGACACCGGATAATTGCGGACATGCTTGCTGAATTATGGTGA